The Pygocentrus nattereri isolate fPygNat1 chromosome 12, fPygNat1.pri, whole genome shotgun sequence genome includes the window TACTGATGTCCATTGCAGGAAGAATCCTTTAACAATTCCAAACATAGGGGTATCCAGGAAGCAAGAGTACTTACTACCTGGAGATGACCTCCCCTCGATCTTAGAGAGGCACAAAACCTGCATGAAGAATAAATATGAGAGCTTATTTGAAGGAATCAAATCTCAGGAGAATAAAACTCTTCTGACCAGGATTTACACTCAGCTCTACATAACAGAGGGAGAGCGTAATGGAGTGAATAAAGAACATGAGGTTTTTGAGATTGAGAACATTTCCAGAAGACTCTTGCAAGACACTCCAATTAACTGCTTAGAAATCTTCAAACCAGTAgaagactcagaaggagaaataAGATGTGTGCTGACTGAGGGCATTGCAGGCATTGGAAAAACAGTCTCTGTGCAGAAGTTCATTCTGGACTGGGCTGAAGGAAAAGCCAATCAGGATATAGATTTAATGTTTGTGCTTCCATTCCGTGAGCTGAACTTGATTAAGGATTACGAATACAGTCTTCATAGACTTCTGTGTGACTTCCATCCTGAGCTCAAAGATCTGGACCCAAAGATAATTTATGATTGCAAAGCTGTTTTCATGTTTGATGGCCTGGATGAAAACAGAATTCCACTGAACTTCTTACAGTGTGAGAACCTGTCAGACATAACCAAGGTGTCATCAGTGGATGTGATAATGACAAACCTCTTCAAAGGAGAGCTGCTTCCTTCTGCTCATATCTGGATAACCTCTCGACCAGCAGCAGCCAGTCAGATCCCCTTTGAGTACGTTGAGCGTGTGACAGAAATCCTGGGGTTCAATGACCCACAGAAGGAGGAGTACTTCAGAAAGAGAATCAGTGACGAAGACCAAGCCAACTTCATCATCTCACACATTAAGAGAATAAGGAGTCTCCACATCATGTGTCACATTCCAGTCTTCTGTTGGATCTCAGCCACTGTGCTTCAGCAAATGACAAAACAAAGTAATACAGAAATTCCTAAAACTCTGACTGAAATGTACTCGCACTTTCTGCTTACTCAGACAGaaataacaaaacagaaatatagtgaaagtggaaaaataaagaaagaattgATGAAATTGAAGAGGGGAACAAAGAAACTACCACAATGTGGCAGTGAAATGATTCTGAAATTGGCTGAACTGGCTTTCAAGCAGATTATGAAAGGGAATGTGATGTTCTATGAAGAGGATCTGAAAGAATGTGGCATTGGTGTCACTGAGGCCTCAGTGTATTCTGGCATTTGCACTGAGATCTTCAGGGAGGAATCTGTGCTTTACCAAAGGAAGGTCTACTGTTTTGTTCATCTGAGCTTTCAGGAATTCCTGGCTGCTCTCTATGTGTTTCACTGCTATATGAGCAAGAACATGAAgccagtttttcatttttttaatccattggACAAACCGTGGTCTAGCAATGTTTCATTGGAAGAGATACTGaaagcagcagtggagagagCCTTAAAGAGCCAGAATGGACACCTGGATCTATTTCTCCGTTTTCTGCTCGGCCTCTCACTCGAGTCAAATCAGCAACTTTTGCATGACCTACTTACACAAACAGTGGGCTGCTCAGACAGCATCAACAAAACAGTACAGCACATAAAACGCCTAATACAAACAGAGAAACTTTCTCCTGAAAGATCTATAaacctgtttctctgtctcactgaaatGAATGACCAGTCTTTATTTAGAGAGATTCAGGAGTACCTCAAATCAGAGAAACATTTCGAAACCGGTCTTTCTCCTGGACAGTGTTCAGCACTCGCCTATATGCTGCAGATATCTGAGGAGGTGCTGGACGAGTTGGACTTAAAGAAGCATAACACGTCAGAAGAAGGCTATAGAAGACTACTCCCGGCTGTGAGCAAATGCAGGAAAGCTCTGTAAGTGTTAAGGACACTTATCTCTTAGGAAAACTGTAAATACAGTCTAGTTTTGCCTATTTCATAATCAGCCTTAACAGTAAGAGCAGCAAATGTAATCAAAATGGGGAATACTAAATCACTGTGCTTTACGTAATACTATATACATGCCAACCAATCTACATAAATAAAGACTAAACAATATTTTGATACAGTGTAGACAGTCGTAACAGCGGTTGACATTGCATCACCACATTAGTGTGAATTAGTGTCAATCTGTGGTGAATTACATGCATTATGAAAGAGTCTATTTATCAACTTCACTGGACCATCAGGGATGGGCAATATAAAAGGAAACCTGGGCACACTGTAACACACCCGTGTTCACATTAAATTCAATTTCATGTGATagggtgtttattattattattattattattattattattattaaataattgcCTATGAACCATTG containing:
- the LOC119261527 gene encoding NACHT, LRR and PYD domains-containing protein 12-like isoform X1, whose protein sequence is MMEPHNSSSERGASQPNTKKAGCPVPSCVSMKSDHSHQEPLNFRSGPAPSDSNSGMDCMLQDQSRALRYLTDVHCRKNPLTIPNIGVSRKQEYLLPGDDLPSILERHKTCMKNKYESLFEGIKSQENKTLLTRIYTQLYITEGERNGVNKEHEVFEIENISRRLLQDTPINCLEIFKPVEDSEGEIRCVLTEGIAGIGKTVSVQKFILDWAEGKANQDIDLMFVLPFRELNLIKDYEYSLHRLLCDFHPELKDLDPKIIYDCKAVFMFDGLDENRIPLNFLQCENLSDITKVSSVDVIMTNLFKGELLPSAHIWITSRPAAASQIPFEYVERVTEILGFNDPQKEEYFRKRISDEDQANFIISHIKRIRSLHIMCHIPVFCWISATVLQQMTKQSNTEIPKTLTEMYSHFLLTQTEITKQKYSESGKIKKELMKLKRGTKKLPQCGSEMILKLAELAFKQIMKGNVMFYEEDLKECGIGVTEASVYSGICTEIFREESVLYQRKVYCFVHLSFQEFLAALYVFHCYMSKNMKPVFHFFNPLDKPWSSNVSLEEILKAAVERALKSQNGHLDLFLRFLLGLSLESNQQLLHDLLTQTVGCSDSINKTVQHIKRLIQTEKLSPERSINLFLCLTEMNDQSLFREIQEYLKSEKHFETGLSPGQCSALAYMLQISEEVLDELDLKKHNTSEEGYRRLLPAVSKCRKALLAGCYLTPNSCETVCSALKSPGSSLKELDLSSNVLQDAGMELLSAGLKGSNCKLEILRLAGCNITTVSCEILSSALKSPSSAIKELDLSNNNLQDFGVNLLTAGLKSSHCKLEILRLAICNIGGKTCENLGSALQLSNFKLKELDLSNNDLQDLGVELLSAGLKSSHCKLEILRLSGCLITEKGCSSLALALSSNPSHLKELDLTYNHPGDTGEKLLSARLEDPCYRLETLRMEHAGLNRIKPGLRKYACELTLDPNTANTFVSLSEKNSKVTRMEEQQSYPDHPERFDGCPQVLCRESLTGRCYWEAEWSGVSAIAMAYKGISRKNGSDKPDFGYNEKSWALVCSNNRYIARYNKKQMDITSSSSRVGVYLDWSSGNLSFYSVSCDTHTLTHLYTFRCTFTEPLYAGIGFWKYPGASVCLCVT
- the LOC119261527 gene encoding NLR family CARD domain-containing protein 3-like isoform X3, whose translation is MMEPHNSSSERGASQPNTKKAGCPVPSCVSMKSDHSHQEPLNFRSGPAPSDSNSGMDCMLQDQSRALRYLTDVHCRKNPLTIPNIGVSRKQEYLLPGDDLPSILERHKTCMKNKYESLFEGIKSQENKTLLTRIYTQLYITEGERNGVNKEHEVFEIENISRRLLQDTPINCLEIFKPVEDSEGEIRCVLTEGIAGIGKTVSVQKFILDWAEGKANQDIDLMFVLPFRELNLIKDYEYSLHRLLCDFHPELKDLDPKIIYDCKAVFMFDGLDENRIPLNFLQCENLSDITKVSSVDVIMTNLFKGELLPSAHIWITSRPAAASQIPFEYVERVTEILGFNDPQKEEYFRKRISDEDQANFIISHIKRIRSLHIMCHIPVFCWISATVLQQMTKQSNTEIPKTLTEMYSHFLLTQTEITKQKYSESGKIKKELMKLKRGTKKLPQCGSEMILKLAELAFKQIMKGNVMFYEEDLKECGIGVTEASVYSGICTEIFREESVLYQRKVYCFVHLSFQEFLAALYVFHCYMSKNMKPVFHFFNPLDKPWSSNVSLEEILKAAVERALKSQNGHLDLFLRFLLGLSLESNQQLLHDLLTQTVGCSDSINKTVQHIKRLIQTEKLSPERSINLFLCLTEMNDQSLFREIQEYLKSEKHFETGLSPGQCSALAYMLQISEEVLDELDLKKHNTSEEGYRRLLPAVSKCRKALLAGCYLTPNSCETVCSALKSPGSSLKELDLSSNVLQDAGMELLSAGLKGSNCKLEILRLAGCNITTVSCEILSSALKSPSSAIKELDLSNNNLQDFGVNLLTAGLKSSHCKLEILRLSGCLITEKGCSSLALALSSNPSHLKELDLTYNHPGDTGEKLLSARLEDPCYRLETLRMEHAGLNRIKPGLRKYACELTLDPNTANTFVSLSEKNSKVTRMEEQQSYPDHPERFDGCPQVLCRESLTGRCYWEAEWSGVSAIAMAYKGISRKNGSDKPDFGYNEKSWALVCSNNRYIARYNKKQMDITSSSSRVGVYLDWSSGNLSFYSVSCDTHTLTHLYTFRCTFTEPLYAGIGFWKYPGASVCLCVT
- the LOC119261527 gene encoding NACHT, LRR and PYD domains-containing protein 12-like isoform X2, encoding MMEPHNSSSERGASQPNTKKAGCPVPSCVSMKSDHSHQEPLNFRSGPAPSDSKKNPLTIPNIGVSRKQEYLLPGDDLPSILERHKTCMKNKYESLFEGIKSQENKTLLTRIYTQLYITEGERNGVNKEHEVFEIENISRRLLQDTPINCLEIFKPVEDSEGEIRCVLTEGIAGIGKTVSVQKFILDWAEGKANQDIDLMFVLPFRELNLIKDYEYSLHRLLCDFHPELKDLDPKIIYDCKAVFMFDGLDENRIPLNFLQCENLSDITKVSSVDVIMTNLFKGELLPSAHIWITSRPAAASQIPFEYVERVTEILGFNDPQKEEYFRKRISDEDQANFIISHIKRIRSLHIMCHIPVFCWISATVLQQMTKQSNTEIPKTLTEMYSHFLLTQTEITKQKYSESGKIKKELMKLKRGTKKLPQCGSEMILKLAELAFKQIMKGNVMFYEEDLKECGIGVTEASVYSGICTEIFREESVLYQRKVYCFVHLSFQEFLAALYVFHCYMSKNMKPVFHFFNPLDKPWSSNVSLEEILKAAVERALKSQNGHLDLFLRFLLGLSLESNQQLLHDLLTQTVGCSDSINKTVQHIKRLIQTEKLSPERSINLFLCLTEMNDQSLFREIQEYLKSEKHFETGLSPGQCSALAYMLQISEEVLDELDLKKHNTSEEGYRRLLPAVSKCRKALLAGCYLTPNSCETVCSALKSPGSSLKELDLSSNVLQDAGMELLSAGLKGSNCKLEILRLAGCNITTVSCEILSSALKSPSSAIKELDLSNNNLQDFGVNLLTAGLKSSHCKLEILRLAICNIGGKTCENLGSALQLSNFKLKELDLSNNDLQDLGVELLSAGLKSSHCKLEILRLSGCLITEKGCSSLALALSSNPSHLKELDLTYNHPGDTGEKLLSARLEDPCYRLETLRMEHAGLNRIKPGLRKYACELTLDPNTANTFVSLSEKNSKVTRMEEQQSYPDHPERFDGCPQVLCRESLTGRCYWEAEWSGVSAIAMAYKGISRKNGSDKPDFGYNEKSWALVCSNNRYIARYNKKQMDITSSSSRVGVYLDWSSGNLSFYSVSCDTHTLTHLYTFRCTFTEPLYAGIGFWKYPGASVCLCVT